A single window of Candidatus Acetothermia bacterium DNA harbors:
- a CDS encoding GNAT family N-acetyltransferase, giving the protein MFEIRVVELTAEHRDQAAHVLAAVFRGEASVLHAFNLASGRHERAYRRAVALWVEDHLRAGRPLFGAVLGGRVVGVAGVSGVGGTPTGWSVRQLFHVLPGLLGLLPAVRVRPALALLRASRRPPGIPPRPHMLEKIGVLPELQGRGIGRRLLAHVHELCASDQGASGVYLYTVGERNRGFYERQGYRTVHVAPAAGLEVYHMFRHRSG; this is encoded by the coding sequence ATGTTCGAGATCCGGGTGGTTGAGCTCACGGCCGAGCACCGGGACCAGGCGGCCCACGTGCTCGCCGCGGTGTTCCGGGGGGAGGCCTCGGTGCTCCACGCCTTCAACCTGGCCTCGGGGAGGCACGAGCGGGCCTACCGGCGGGCGGTGGCCCTGTGGGTGGAGGACCACCTTCGGGCGGGCCGTCCCTTGTTCGGGGCGGTTCTGGGGGGCCGGGTGGTGGGGGTGGCCGGGGTGAGCGGGGTGGGGGGTACCCCCACCGGGTGGTCCGTGCGCCAGCTTTTCCACGTCCTGCCCGGGCTCCTTGGGCTTCTGCCGGCCGTCCGCGTCCGGCCGGCCCTGGCCCTCCTGCGCGCCAGCCGCCGGCCCCCAGGGATCCCACCTCGTCCCCATATGCTTGAGAAGATCGGGGTGCTGCCGGAGCTCCAGGGGCGCGGGATCGGGCGGCGCCTCTTGGCCCATGTGCACGAGCTCTGCGCCTCTGACCAGGGCGCTTCGGGCGTGTACCTCTACACCGTGGGCGAGAGGAACCGGGGGTTCTATGAACGCCAGGGGTACCGAACGGTGCACGTAGCCCCCGCCGCCGGGCTTGAGGTGTACCACATGTTCCGGCACCGGTCCGGGTGA